One Danio aesculapii chromosome 13, fDanAes4.1, whole genome shotgun sequence DNA window includes the following coding sequences:
- the bcl11aa gene encoding BCL11 transcription factor A a isoform X2 has protein sequence MNFPLGDILIFIEHKRKQCNGTLCMDKAVDKPPSPSHAELRRASNPVEVGVQVTPEDDDCLSTSSRGICPKQENITGKDEPSSYTCTTCKQPFSSAWFLLQHAQNTHGFRIYLESERGSPLTPRVGAPSGMGADCSSQPPLHGIHLPEGSPFNLLRIPNSGRDGPPLREGRFPPTPPLFSPPPRHHLDPHRMEHLSPEELALATHHPSAFDRVLRLNPIPMDPPAMDFSRRLRELAGNTSGSTPPLSPNRPSPMQRLLQPFQSGTKPPFLSTPPLPSMQSPSGSQSTPTPLNQQSNTPMKTKSCEFCGKTFKFQSNLIVHRRSHTGEKPYKCHLCDHACTQASKLKRHMKTHMNKSSPTTVKSDDGLSTASSPEPGTSDLVGSASNALKSVVAKFKSENDRMIPENGEEEEEEEEEEEEEEEEEEEEEEGEEEELERERERERERERDRDRDGGRNNYHFGLNLQAARHHENNGGRLGEDGIPRSLPEVMQGMGLAASMQHYSEAFHQHKRGALNSDNDAHRDMCDEDSALESDRVDEGCGSAINGRGSSPSESASVGLSKKLLLGSPSSLSPFSKRIKLEKDFDLSTPTIPNTENVYSQWLAGYAASRQLKDPFLNFGDSRQSPFASSSEHSSENGSLRFSTPPGDLDGGVSGRSGTGSGGSTPHLGGPGRPSSKDGRRTDTCEFCGKIFKNCSNLTVHRRSHTGERPYKCELCNYACAQSSKLTRHMKTHGQVGKDVYKCEICQMPFSVYSTLEKHMKKWHSDRALNNEIKTE, from the coding sequence GTAAAGATGAGCCCAGCAGCTACACTTGCACAACCTGTAAGCAGCCGTTCAGCAGTGCTTGGTTTCTCCTGCAACACGCCCAAAACACTCATGGCTTCCGAATCTACCTTGAGAGTGAACGTGGAAGTCCGCTCACACCCCGAGTGGGAGCTCCTTCGGGAATGGGCGCGGATTGCTCCTCTCAGCCTCCTTTGCATGGCATCCATCTCCCGGAGGGAAGTCCGTTCAACCTCCTACGAATACCGAACTCTGGACGTGATGGGCCCCCTCTGCGAGAGGGGCGGTTTCCTCCTACGCCGCCTCTTTTTAGCCCTCCACCTCGTCATCACTTGGACCCTCATCGCATGGAGCACCTGAGCCCGGAGGAGCTGGCTTTGGCCACCCACCACCCGAGTGCCTTCGACAGGGTGCTACGCCTCAACCCCATACCCATGGATCCCCCAGCTATGGACTTCTCTCGTAGGTTGAGAGAGCTTGCTGGTAACACCTCAGGGTCAACTCCTCCTCTTTCACCTAATCGGCCCAGCCCTATGCAACGGCTACTACAACCATTCCAGTCAGGAACCAAGCCGCCCTTTCTCTCCACCCCTCCCCTACCTTCCATGCAGTCACCCTCTGGCTCCCAGTCCACCCCAACCCCTCTCAACCAACAGTCCAACACGCCCATGAAGACCAAGTCTTGTGAATTCTGTGGGAAAACCTTCAAGTTCCAGAGTAATTTAATAGTGCATCGACGCAGTCACACGGGTGAGAAACCATACAAGTGCCATCTGTGCGACCATGCTTGTACGCAGGCCAGCAAGTTGAAAAGGCACATGAAGACACACATGAACAAGTCATCGCCCACAACGGTCAAATCCGATGATGGCTTGTCCACAGCCAGCTCCCCTGAACCAGGAACCAGCGACTTGGTGGGTAGTGCCAGTAATGCCCTCAAGTCTGTGGTAGCCAAATTCAAGAGTGAAAATGACCGCATGATTCCAGAAAatggagaggaggaggaggaagaggaagaagaggaggaggaggaagaagaggaggaagaggaagaagaggaaggagaagaggaggagctggaacgggaaagggagagagagagggagagggagagggataGGGACCGAGATGGAGGGAGAAACAACTACCACTTCGGTCTCAACCTTCAAGCTGCACGACACCACGAGAACAACGGTGGGCGTCTGGGCGAGGATGGGATTCCACGCTCACTGCCTGAGGTTATGCAGGGCATGGGCCTGGCTGCCAGCATGCAGCACTACAGTGAGGCATTTCACCAACACAAGCGGGGAGCCCTAAACTCTGACAATGATGCACATAGGGACATGTGTGATGAGGATTCGGCTCTAGAATCAGACAGAGTGGACGAGGGTTGCGGCTCAGCTATCAATGGCCGAGGCTCTTCTCCCAGCGAATCTGCCTCTGTGGGCTTGTCCAAGAAGCTCCTGCTTGGTAGTCCCAGTTCACTTAGCCCTTTCTCCAAACGAATCAAGCTGGAGAAGGACTTTGATCTCTCCACCCCTACAATTCCCAACACTGAGAATGTTTATTCCCAGTGGTTGGCTGGTTATGCTGCTTCTAGGCAGCTCAAGGACCCCTTTCTGAATTTCGGGGATTCCAGACAATCGCCTTTCGCCTCATCTTCAGAGCACTCCTCAGAGAATGGAAGCCTGCGCTTCTCTACGCCACCAGGGGACCTGGACGGCGGGGTCTCGGGCCGCAGCGGGACTGGCAGTGGCGGCAGCACGCCACATCTCGGGGGTCCTGGTCGGCCCAGCTCAAAAGATGGGCGTCGCACTGACACCTGTGAGTTCTGTGGCAAAATATTCAAAAACTGCAGCAATCTGACAGTGCACCGGCGCAGCCACACGGGCGAAAGGCCTTATAAGTGTGAGCTCTGCAATTACGCCTGCGCCCAGAGCAGCAAGCTAACACGGCACATGAAAACGCACGGGCAAGTGGGCAAGGACGTTTACAAATGTGAAATCTGTCAGATGCCTTTTAGTGTGTACAGCACCCTTGAGAAACACATGAAAAAATGGCACAGTGACCGCGCATTGAACAACGAAATTAAAACTGAGTAG